One part of the Marichromatium purpuratum 984 genome encodes these proteins:
- a CDS encoding EAL domain-containing protein: MSRRPDPREPAALEQTFAIALVNQLVVPAFVLDAGCRVVVWNAACERLTGMRAAEVIGTGEHWRAFYRAPKPCLAELLMQGGLDEIRGRYDLSVDEVLDESGAVHVEAWCDMPLLHTERYLGLDAGPIRDGKGRLVAVVETLRDLTERQRAQTALQLNASVFENSQEGIVITDTSSRILDVNAAFTRVTGYPREEVLGRTPALLKSGLQDDQFYQEMWHRLREFGQWSGEIWNRRRSGEVYPEMLRINAVKDADGTLTHYVGMFSDITDLKDAQRRLESLANYDALTSLPNRVLLSDRLHQALANAKRRDRLVAICFLDLDDFKLVNDHHGHDAGDRFLVEIAKRLVRTVRGGDTVARLGGDEFVLLITELRNTDELDLVLERTLETIDAPVEIDGIALDVSASIGVTLYPFDDADPDTLLRHADQAMYQAKQLGRNRYQLFDMEAAANVQHHHQELERMRRALQHGELRLFYQPKVNMRTGEVIGVEALIRWQHPEQGILAPAEFLPLVEQSSLIVDIGEWVLHEALAQLAEWSQQGHELSVSVNIATRHFQHIDFVARLQAILAEYPGVAPGRLELEILESVALEDVEAMRAVIAACQAMGVRFALDDFGTGYSSLNYLKQLPAETLKVDRSFVRDMLDDQEDLAIIEGVIGLASVFGKEVIAEGVETPEHGVMLMRIGCDHAQGYAIARPMPADSMHDWLKGFEPDPRWLLGRGGQGERFDLPLLLAQYDHVKWVRQVIGALDADVSALPLEDQAEQCRRRFGAWLAGAGRDCYGELPEYGEIERVHARMHEVSTEILRLRGNGQWEAARLQCMELIGMKRQILAKLDCFQRALVEDKPS; encoded by the coding sequence ATGAGCCGTCGTCCTGACCCTCGAGAACCCGCCGCCCTGGAGCAGACATTCGCCATCGCGCTGGTCAACCAGTTGGTGGTGCCGGCCTTCGTGCTCGACGCCGGTTGCCGGGTGGTGGTCTGGAACGCGGCCTGCGAGCGACTCACCGGGATGCGTGCTGCCGAGGTGATCGGCACGGGTGAGCACTGGCGTGCCTTCTACCGTGCTCCCAAGCCCTGTCTCGCCGAGCTGTTGATGCAGGGCGGGCTTGATGAGATCCGGGGGCGCTATGACCTGAGCGTCGACGAGGTGCTCGACGAGTCCGGGGCGGTCCATGTCGAGGCCTGGTGCGACATGCCGCTGCTGCACACCGAGCGTTATCTCGGGCTCGACGCTGGCCCCATCCGCGATGGCAAGGGGCGCCTGGTCGCAGTGGTCGAGACGCTGCGCGATCTCACCGAGCGTCAGCGTGCTCAGACCGCGTTGCAGCTCAATGCCAGTGTGTTCGAGAACTCCCAGGAAGGGATCGTCATCACCGACACCAGCTCGCGCATCCTCGATGTCAACGCCGCCTTCACCCGCGTCACCGGTTATCCCCGCGAGGAAGTGCTCGGTCGCACCCCGGCGCTGCTCAAGTCCGGGTTGCAGGACGATCAGTTCTATCAAGAGATGTGGCATCGGCTGCGCGAATTCGGGCAGTGGAGCGGCGAGATCTGGAATCGGCGCAGATCGGGCGAGGTCTATCCCGAGATGCTGCGGATCAACGCGGTGAAGGACGCCGATGGTACCCTGACCCACTATGTCGGCATGTTCTCCGACATCACCGATCTCAAGGATGCCCAGCGCAGGCTCGAGAGCCTGGCCAACTACGACGCTCTCACCAGTCTGCCCAACCGGGTGCTGCTCAGCGACCGCTTGCATCAGGCCCTGGCCAACGCCAAGCGGCGCGACCGGCTGGTGGCCATCTGTTTCCTCGATCTCGACGACTTCAAGCTGGTCAACGACCACCATGGCCACGACGCCGGGGATCGCTTCCTCGTCGAGATCGCCAAACGATTGGTGCGCACGGTGCGCGGTGGCGATACCGTCGCTCGGCTCGGGGGGGACGAGTTCGTGCTCCTGATTACCGAGCTGCGCAACACCGATGAGCTGGATCTGGTGCTCGAGCGCACCCTCGAGACCATCGATGCGCCCGTCGAGATTGACGGTATCGCGCTCGACGTCTCGGCGAGTATCGGGGTCACTCTCTATCCCTTCGACGACGCCGACCCCGACACCCTGCTGCGCCATGCCGACCAGGCGATGTACCAGGCCAAGCAGCTCGGTCGCAACCGCTACCAGCTCTTCGACATGGAGGCGGCGGCCAATGTTCAGCATCATCATCAGGAACTCGAGCGGATGCGTCGCGCCTTGCAGCACGGCGAGCTGCGGCTGTTCTACCAACCCAAGGTCAACATGCGCACCGGTGAGGTGATCGGGGTCGAGGCGCTGATCCGCTGGCAGCACCCGGAGCAGGGCATCCTCGCCCCGGCCGAGTTCCTGCCGTTGGTCGAGCAGAGTTCGCTGATCGTCGACATCGGCGAGTGGGTGCTCCACGAGGCCCTGGCACAACTCGCCGAGTGGTCGCAGCAGGGACATGAACTCAGTGTCAGCGTCAACATCGCCACCCGCCACTTCCAGCACATCGACTTCGTGGCGCGGCTGCAGGCGATTCTCGCCGAATACCCCGGGGTGGCGCCCGGGCGTCTCGAACTCGAGATCCTCGAGAGCGTCGCGCTCGAGGACGTCGAGGCGATGCGCGCGGTGATCGCCGCCTGTCAGGCAATGGGGGTGCGTTTTGCGCTCGATGATTTCGGGACGGGTTATTCCTCGCTCAACTATCTCAAGCAGCTGCCGGCCGAGACCCTCAAGGTCGACCGCTCGTTCGTGCGCGACATGCTCGATGATCAGGAGGATCTGGCGATCATCGAGGGGGTGATCGGGCTGGCCAGCGTGTTCGGCAAGGAGGTCATCGCCGAGGGTGTCGAGACCCCGGAGCATGGGGTGATGCTGATGCGCATCGGCTGTGATCATGCTCAAGGGTACGCCATCGCCCGACCGATGCCGGCCGACTCGATGCACGACTGGCTCAAGGGGTTCGAGCCGGATCCGCGCTGGCTGCTGGGGCGTGGCGGGCAGGGCGAGCGCTTCGACCTGCCGCTGTTGCTGGCGCAGTACGATCACGTCAAGTGGGTGCGCCAGGTCATCGGCGCGCTCGATGCCGATGTCTCGGCGCTGCCGCTCGAGGATCAGGCCGAGCAGTGTCGTCGTCGCTTCGGCGCCTGGCTGGCCGGCGCCGGGCGTGACTGCTATGGCGAGCTGCCCGAGTATGGCGAGATCGAGCGTGTCCATGCGCGCATGCACGAGGTCTCCACCGAGATCCTGCGGCTGCGTGGCAATGGTCAGTGGGAGGCGGCGCGGTTGCAGTGCATGGAGTTGATCGGGATGAAGCGCCAGATCCTTGCCAAGCTCGATTGCTTCCAGCGCGCCCTGGTCGAAGACAAACCCTCTTGA
- the hda gene encoding DnaA regulatory inactivator Hda — MTQPSPQLHLPVALAREPTLTEYLPGPNAEAVAAIAALSSTAGEPLVFLHGASGTGKTHLLQAACLEASAHRLQAHYLPLKTPGLAPSLLDDLEQLDLIAIDDIDAVTRDGDWEQALFDLYNRLREHGRQLLVAARQPPERLTLDRADLRSRLQWGPCYRLLALTDRDCEQLLSTSAAQRGLRLGPALVRYIMHYHARDPESLLTLIERIDAASLREQRQPTIPMVRRLLREEP; from the coding sequence TTGACCCAGCCGAGTCCGCAACTGCACCTGCCGGTCGCGCTGGCACGCGAGCCGACACTGACCGAATACCTGCCCGGCCCCAACGCCGAGGCGGTGGCCGCTATCGCCGCGCTGAGCAGCACGGCGGGCGAGCCTCTGGTGTTTCTTCACGGCGCCAGCGGCACCGGCAAGACGCACCTGCTCCAGGCGGCCTGTCTCGAGGCGAGCGCGCATCGCCTCCAGGCGCACTATCTCCCGCTCAAGACCCCGGGGCTGGCGCCATCGCTGCTCGACGACCTCGAGCAGCTCGACCTGATCGCCATCGACGACATCGATGCCGTCACCAGGGATGGCGACTGGGAGCAGGCGCTGTTCGACCTGTACAACCGCCTGCGCGAGCATGGCAGACAACTGCTCGTCGCCGCACGCCAGCCACCGGAGCGGCTGACACTCGACCGCGCCGATCTGCGCTCACGTCTGCAATGGGGACCCTGCTATCGGCTGCTCGCACTGACCGATCGCGACTGCGAGCAACTGCTCAGCACCTCGGCCGCGCAGCGCGGCCTGCGGCTCGGGCCGGCGCTGGTGCGCTACATCATGCACTATCACGCGCGCGATCCCGAGTCACTGCTCACCCTGATCGAACGCATCGACGCGGCCAGTCTGCGCGAACAACGCCAGCCGACCATCCCGATGGTGCGACGACTGCTGCGCGAGGAACCCTGA
- a CDS encoding acylphosphatase — protein MSEMRDADEARRCCRCLVAGRVQGVWFRGATREQADRLGVSGYARNLPDGRVEVVCCGETGAVERLRDWLRQGPPAARVDTVVCEPLEERGYHGFVIG, from the coding sequence ATGAGCGAAATGCGCGATGCCGACGAGGCACGGCGGTGCTGCCGCTGTCTGGTCGCGGGGCGAGTGCAAGGGGTGTGGTTTCGGGGGGCGACCCGCGAGCAGGCCGATCGCCTGGGGGTGAGCGGCTATGCGCGCAATCTGCCCGATGGCCGGGTCGAGGTGGTGTGCTGTGGCGAGACGGGTGCGGTGGAGCGGTTGCGCGACTGGCTGCGCCAGGGGCCGCCTGCGGCACGTGTCGACACGGTCGTTTGCGAGCCGCTCGAAGAGCGCGGCTATCACGGTTTCGTGATCGGCTGA
- the purM gene encoding phosphoribosylformylglycinamidine cyclo-ligase: protein MTQDPTQTPSPSLNYRDAGVDIDAGAELVERIKPLAARTSRPGVVTGLGGFGALFELPLGQYREPVLVSGTDGVGTKLRLAIELDRHDGIGIDLVAMCANDILVSGAEPLFFLDYYATAKLDVEVASTVVSGIARGCELAGCALTGGETAEMPGMYSAGDYDLAGFCVGIAEKSELILPERVRPGDVLIGLASSGPHSNGYSLIRKVIEVSGVDLQAPFDEATLAERLMAPTRIYIPAILPLIRTLRVHALSHITGGGLTENLPRVLPEDTRAVIDLDAWQRPAVFDWLQQAGGISEQEMLRTFNCGIGMIVCVAAEDHDETMALLSNAGEQVWTIGRIEQAEGAPEVHYEGTRADG from the coding sequence GTGACGCAGGATCCCACTCAAACTCCCTCCCCTTCGCTCAATTATCGCGACGCCGGTGTCGACATCGACGCCGGGGCCGAACTCGTCGAGCGCATCAAGCCGCTCGCCGCGCGCACCAGCCGTCCCGGCGTGGTCACCGGTCTCGGCGGTTTCGGCGCGCTCTTCGAGCTGCCGCTCGGTCAGTACCGCGAGCCGGTCCTGGTCTCGGGCACCGATGGTGTCGGCACCAAGCTGCGCCTGGCCATCGAACTCGATCGTCACGACGGCATCGGCATCGACCTGGTGGCGATGTGCGCCAACGACATCCTGGTCAGTGGCGCCGAGCCGCTGTTCTTCCTCGACTACTACGCCACCGCCAAGCTCGACGTCGAGGTCGCCAGCACCGTGGTCAGCGGCATCGCCCGCGGCTGCGAGCTGGCCGGCTGCGCCCTCACCGGCGGCGAGACGGCGGAGATGCCCGGCATGTACAGCGCCGGCGACTACGATCTCGCCGGCTTCTGTGTCGGCATCGCCGAGAAGTCCGAGCTGATCCTCCCCGAGCGGGTACGTCCCGGCGACGTGCTCATCGGCCTCGCCTCCTCCGGGCCGCACTCCAACGGCTACTCGCTGATCCGCAAGGTCATTGAGGTCAGCGGCGTCGATCTCCAGGCGCCGTTCGACGAGGCGACGCTCGCCGAGCGACTGATGGCCCCGACGCGCATCTACATCCCCGCGATCCTGCCGCTGATCCGCACCCTGCGGGTACATGCGCTCTCGCACATCACCGGCGGCGGCCTCACCGAGAACCTGCCGCGGGTGCTGCCCGAGGACACCCGCGCGGTGATCGACCTCGACGCCTGGCAGCGTCCGGCGGTGTTCGACTGGCTGCAGCAGGCCGGCGGAATCAGCGAGCAGGAGATGCTGCGCACCTTCAACTGCGGCATCGGCATGATCGTCTGCGTCGCCGCCGAGGACCACGACGAGACCATGGCACTGCTCAGCAATGCCGGGGAGCAGGTCTGGACCATTGGTCGCATCGAGCAGGCCGAAGGCGCGCCCGAGGTGCACTACGAGGGCACGCGGGCCGATGGGTGA
- the purN gene encoding phosphoribosylglycinamide formyltransferase — MGEAQQALPVVVLISGGGSNLQALIDGQARGELPISIVAVISNRPSAGGLERARRHGIATAVLDHRDYAERADYDAALTGLIADYDPGLVVLAGFMRILTPAFVAAHRGRLLNIHPSLLPKYRGLHTHQRALDAGDREHGASVHFVTAELDGGPVVLQARVAVEADDDAERLAARVLTQEHIIYPTVVRWFAQGRLRLDDQDQARLDDVPLSGPRVIDAAD; from the coding sequence ATGGGTGAGGCGCAGCAAGCACTCCCGGTGGTAGTGCTGATCTCCGGTGGCGGGAGCAATCTGCAGGCGCTGATCGACGGCCAGGCACGCGGCGAGTTGCCGATCAGCATCGTCGCGGTGATCAGCAACCGCCCTAGCGCGGGCGGGCTCGAACGCGCCCGGCGTCACGGCATCGCCACTGCGGTGCTCGATCATCGCGACTATGCCGAGCGGGCCGACTACGATGCGGCGCTCACCGGGTTGATCGCGGATTACGACCCCGGACTGGTGGTGCTCGCCGGCTTCATGCGCATCCTCACCCCGGCGTTCGTCGCCGCGCACCGCGGACGGTTGCTCAACATCCATCCCTCGCTGCTGCCGAAGTACCGTGGGCTGCACACCCACCAGCGCGCGCTCGACGCCGGTGATCGCGAGCACGGCGCCAGCGTCCACTTCGTCACCGCCGAACTCGATGGCGGTCCGGTGGTGCTGCAGGCACGCGTCGCCGTCGAGGCCGATGACGATGCCGAACGCCTCGCGGCACGAGTGCTGACGCAGGAGCACATCATCTATCCGACGGTGGTGCGCTGGTTCGCGCAGGGGCGGCTCAGGCTCGACGACCAGGACCAGGCCCGGCTCGACGACGTGCCACTGTCCGGACCGCGCGTCATCGACGCTGCGGATTAG
- a CDS encoding MTH1187 family thiamine-binding protein, with protein MSVLLELTIFPLDQGGSGVSRFVAPVVAMVRDSGYPHQLGPMGTVVETETLPEALALIERAQAILDAMGCERVYAVAKFDMRKRAEGRLEGKIASVEHRLGAPE; from the coding sequence ATGTCCGTGCTTCTCGAACTGACCATCTTCCCACTCGATCAGGGGGGCAGCGGAGTCAGCCGCTTCGTCGCCCCCGTGGTCGCGATGGTCCGCGACAGCGGCTACCCCCACCAACTCGGCCCCATGGGGACCGTGGTCGAGACCGAGACCCTGCCCGAGGCGCTGGCGCTGATCGAGCGCGCCCAGGCGATCCTCGACGCGATGGGCTGCGAGCGCGTCTATGCGGTGGCCAAGTTCGATATGCGCAAGCGCGCCGAGGGGCGGCTCGAGGGCAAGATCGCCTCGGTCGAGCATCGGCTCGGCGCCCCCGAGTGA
- the wrbA gene encoding NAD(P)H:quinone oxidoreductase yields the protein MTFILVLYYSRHGATAEMARQIARGVEQAGLEARLRTVPAVSSDCEASAPPIPDSGPPYVTHDDLRECAGLALGSPTRFGNMASALKYFLDGTSGLWLSGALAGKPAGVFTSTSSLHGGQESTLLSMMLPLLHHGMLLLGLPYSAEDLLHTRSGGTPYGPSHLAGPASDLPVSEEEQRLCQALGQRLAQTARSLEPSSNQGPISS from the coding sequence ATGACCTTCATCCTGGTGCTGTACTACAGCCGTCACGGGGCCACCGCAGAGATGGCGCGACAGATCGCGCGCGGGGTCGAGCAGGCCGGCCTGGAGGCGCGATTGCGGACCGTCCCTGCAGTCTCCAGCGACTGCGAGGCGAGCGCGCCGCCGATCCCCGACTCGGGACCGCCCTATGTCACCCACGACGACCTGCGCGAATGCGCCGGACTCGCGCTCGGTTCACCCACACGTTTCGGCAACATGGCCTCAGCACTCAAGTATTTTCTCGACGGCACCAGCGGGCTGTGGCTCTCGGGGGCGCTCGCCGGCAAGCCCGCCGGGGTCTTCACCTCCACCTCCAGCCTGCATGGCGGCCAGGAGAGCACCCTGCTGAGCATGATGCTGCCACTGCTGCACCACGGCATGCTGCTGCTCGGGCTCCCCTACAGCGCCGAGGACCTGCTCCACACCCGCAGCGGCGGGACCCCCTACGGCCCATCGCATCTCGCCGGCCCGGCCAGCGATCTGCCGGTGAGCGAGGAAGAGCAGCGGCTCTGTCAGGCACTCGGACAGCGGCTGGCGCAGACCGCGCGCAGCCTCGAGCCGAGCAGCAACCAGGGACCGATCTCGTCTTGA
- a CDS encoding CDP-alcohol phosphatidyltransferase family protein: protein MRLRDLPNIISVMRLVAVAPVVYLLLIGEFGWALALFAFAGISDGLDGFLAKHYGWQTRLGGILDPLADKALLVCCFLVLGSLGAIPVWLVVAVVFRDLVIVVGAVLYNYHVEAVEAAPLPASKLNTLLQILLVVLVIMDAGPFPLPDLLIQSLVWGCLATVLISGAQYVWVWGRKAAVRGKHHD, encoded by the coding sequence GTGAGGCTCAGAGATCTTCCCAATATCATCAGTGTGATGCGACTGGTGGCGGTGGCGCCGGTCGTCTATCTGCTGCTCATCGGCGAATTCGGCTGGGCGCTGGCGCTGTTCGCCTTCGCCGGGATCTCCGACGGACTCGATGGCTTCCTGGCCAAGCACTACGGCTGGCAGACCCGGCTCGGCGGCATCCTCGACCCGCTCGCCGACAAGGCGCTGCTGGTGTGCTGCTTCTTGGTGCTGGGATCGCTCGGCGCCATTCCGGTGTGGCTGGTGGTTGCGGTGGTGTTCCGCGATCTGGTGATCGTGGTCGGCGCGGTGCTCTACAACTATCACGTCGAGGCGGTGGAGGCAGCGCCCTTGCCGGCGAGCAAGCTCAACACCCTGCTGCAGATCCTGCTGGTGGTGCTGGTGATCATGGATGCCGGCCCCTTCCCGCTGCCCGACCTGTTGATCCAATCGTTGGTCTGGGGCTGCCTGGCCACGGTGCTGATCAGTGGCGCACAGTACGTCTGGGTGTGGGGGCGCAAGGCCGCGGTGCGTGGCAAGCATCACGACTGA
- a CDS encoding DUF6489 family protein has translation MKIKVDVEITPEEMRKLFGLPDVEAFQRQLLDEIGARISEGAEGYEPLKLFQPYMNSTLASWEMFQRMMGGMVSAERRSSEADD, from the coding sequence ATGAAGATCAAGGTCGATGTCGAGATCACCCCGGAGGAGATGCGCAAGCTGTTCGGTCTGCCCGATGTGGAGGCCTTCCAGCGTCAGCTGCTCGACGAGATCGGCGCGCGTATCAGCGAGGGTGCCGAGGGCTACGAGCCGCTCAAGCTGTTCCAGCCCTACATGAACAGTACACTCGCCTCTTGGGAGATGTTCCAGCGCATGATGGGCGGGATGGTGAGCGCCGAGCGGCGCTCGTCCGAGGCCGATGACTAG